Proteins encoded in a region of the Mycobacterium branderi genome:
- a CDS encoding NAD(P)/FAD-dependent oxidoreductase translates to MTDGRPRSAIVVGAGIVGLSAAWFLQERGVDVTVVDRVGVAAGASWGNAGYIAPGLTIPLNEPRILRYGLRSLPKRDAPLRISLSSDPSLWRFLMRFAANCRSSSWTRAVRANLALSEECLDAYDVLVSNGVDAPLNDAPVTALFRASRDAEELLEELQRFRDAGGQHASTTELTGAALREQVPLASDVAAVGIRVDGQRFLDPGRFVQALGRSVVERGATLLPEEVVDVVADGNSVTLPTRSGSGLTADVAVIATGAWLSRLVGRWVRVPVQAGRGYSFTVPVDRPVPRPVHLPDARVACTPLNGKLRVTGTMELRDPDAPVSAARVDAIAESARPYFDGVRWEERSEEWVGPRPLTPDGRPLVGQVSQGVFVAGGHGMWGMTHGPVTGRLLAEQITTGKQPVALREFDPTR, encoded by the coding sequence ATGACTGACGGACGGCCGCGCTCGGCGATTGTGGTGGGTGCCGGCATCGTGGGGTTGTCGGCGGCGTGGTTTTTGCAGGAGCGCGGCGTGGACGTCACGGTGGTCGACCGCGTCGGCGTGGCTGCCGGCGCCTCGTGGGGAAACGCCGGCTATATCGCTCCCGGATTGACGATTCCGCTCAACGAGCCGCGGATTCTGCGTTACGGCCTGCGTTCGCTGCCGAAACGCGATGCGCCCCTGCGTATTTCGTTGAGCTCCGACCCTTCGCTGTGGCGGTTTCTGATGCGCTTCGCGGCCAACTGCCGCAGCTCGTCATGGACACGTGCGGTACGCGCCAACCTGGCGCTGAGCGAAGAGTGCCTCGACGCCTACGACGTGCTGGTGTCCAACGGCGTCGACGCGCCACTCAACGACGCGCCGGTCACCGCGCTGTTTAGAGCTTCGCGTGACGCCGAAGAGCTACTGGAGGAGCTGCAGCGCTTTCGGGATGCCGGCGGGCAACACGCCTCTACTACCGAATTGACCGGTGCGGCACTGCGCGAACAGGTTCCGCTGGCATCCGATGTGGCCGCTGTCGGCATCCGCGTCGACGGTCAGCGATTCCTGGACCCGGGCCGTTTCGTCCAGGCGCTGGGCCGCTCGGTCGTCGAACGCGGCGCCACGCTGCTGCCGGAGGAAGTCGTCGATGTGGTGGCCGACGGCAACAGCGTCACCCTGCCGACTCGTAGCGGCTCGGGGTTGACCGCCGACGTGGCGGTTATTGCGACTGGGGCGTGGTTGTCACGGCTGGTCGGTCGCTGGGTTCGGGTGCCGGTGCAGGCCGGACGCGGCTACTCGTTCACAGTGCCGGTGGACCGACCCGTCCCTCGCCCCGTCCACCTCCCCGATGCGCGGGTGGCGTGCACGCCGCTAAACGGCAAGCTGCGGGTCACCGGGACGATGGAGTTGCGGGACCCAGACGCGCCGGTGTCCGCCGCGCGGGTCGACGCCATCGCCGAGTCGGCCCGCCCGTACTTCGACGGGGTCCGCTGGGAGGAACGCAGCGAGGAATGGGTTGGGCCGCGCCCGCTGACGCCCGACGGTCGTCCGCTGGTGGGGCAGGTGTCGCAGGGCGTCTTCGTCGCCGGCGGGCACGGAATGTGGGGCATGACACACGGCCCGGTGACCGGTCGACTGCTGGCCGAGCAGATCACCACCGGTAAGCAGCCCGTCGCGCTGCGCGAATTCGACCCCACGCGGTGA
- a CDS encoding NAD(P)-dependent oxidoreductase, which translates to MDIGFIGLGNMGAAVASRLVAAGHHVVVFDTRSAAVESVVAEGADRAASAREVGDRVATVMASLPTPQVSMDVAATVASGSRIQRFIDLSTVGSQAAQRNHALLAEHGVTLLDSPVSGGVQGARTGTLAVMVSGPRAEFDTVAPVFDDIGRAIFVGEKPGAAQTMKLVNNLMAATSLAATAEIMVMGVKAGLDAQVMIDVLNAGSGATHASREKFPRAVLPRTFDYGFATGLMVKDVRLYLDEAKALGIPTQLAEAVAQLWEATLDAEGPESDFTSIVKPLEAAAGVVVEAKTR; encoded by the coding sequence GTGGACATCGGGTTCATCGGGCTGGGCAACATGGGAGCTGCAGTAGCGAGCCGCCTCGTCGCCGCTGGCCATCACGTCGTCGTCTTCGACACCCGCAGCGCCGCGGTCGAATCCGTCGTGGCCGAGGGTGCCGATCGCGCGGCATCCGCCCGGGAGGTCGGCGACCGCGTCGCCACCGTGATGGCCAGCCTGCCGACGCCGCAGGTGTCGATGGACGTGGCTGCGACGGTTGCTAGCGGCAGCCGGATCCAGCGCTTCATCGACCTGTCCACTGTGGGAAGCCAAGCGGCGCAACGCAATCACGCGCTGCTCGCAGAACACGGAGTGACCTTGCTGGACAGCCCGGTCAGCGGCGGCGTGCAGGGCGCTCGGACGGGGACTCTTGCGGTGATGGTGTCAGGCCCGCGAGCTGAGTTCGACACCGTCGCACCGGTTTTCGACGACATCGGCCGAGCCATCTTCGTCGGCGAAAAACCCGGTGCGGCGCAAACGATGAAGCTGGTCAACAACTTGATGGCTGCCACGTCGTTGGCCGCGACGGCGGAAATCATGGTGATGGGAGTGAAGGCGGGCCTCGATGCCCAAGTGATGATCGACGTTCTCAACGCGGGGTCAGGTGCCACGCATGCAAGTCGGGAAAAGTTTCCGCGGGCGGTGCTTCCGCGCACCTTCGACTACGGGTTCGCGACGGGCCTGATGGTCAAGGACGTGCGGCTGTATCTCGACGAGGCGAAGGCGCTGGGCATACCCACACAGCTGGCCGAGGCCGTCGCGCAGCTTTGGGAGGCGACTCTGGATGCAGAGGGCCCGGAGTCTGATTTCACGTCGATCGTCAAGCCGCTCGAAGCCGCGGCCGGTGTTGTCGTGGAAGCGAAGACGCGTTGA
- a CDS encoding ATP-dependent DNA ligase, translating to MLLVDVALTSRDVGGAAARRAKIARIAELLHRAASHPNVVAIIVSWLSGELPQRQIGVGWAALRSLPSPAPHPTLTVADVDTTFTEIRTVSGTGSQARRAALLAGLFAAATEVEQTFLRRLLTGELRQGALAGIMADAVAQAAQLPAAAVRRAAMLGGDLPAVAAAALTGGAAALDSFTLQVGRPVGSMLAQTAANVTEALEKLGGSGVFEAKLDGARVQIHRSGDQVTVYTRSLDDVTARLPEVVEATLALPVTDLIADGEAIALRPDNRPQPFQVTGSRFGRSVDVAAAQAAQPLSVFFFDVLHRDGVDLLDAPTTDRITVLDEIVPEHNRVDRLVTADPDAASDFLDATLAAGHEGVMAKSPTAPYEAGRRGAAWLKVKPVHTLDLVVLAVEWGSGRRRGKLSNIHLGARDPATGGFVMLGKTFKGMTDAMLDWQTKRFTELAVGPTDGYVVQLRPEQVVEVAFDGVQTSSRYPGGLALRFARVLRYRDDKTAAEADTVDSVRAHCRS from the coding sequence GTGCTGCTCGTCGACGTTGCGCTGACCTCCCGGGACGTGGGCGGCGCCGCCGCGCGGCGCGCCAAGATCGCGCGCATCGCCGAGCTGCTGCACCGGGCCGCCTCCCATCCCAACGTGGTCGCGATCATCGTCTCGTGGCTCTCCGGTGAACTGCCGCAGCGCCAAATCGGTGTCGGCTGGGCGGCTTTGCGGTCACTGCCGTCGCCGGCACCGCACCCGACGTTGACTGTCGCCGACGTCGACACCACCTTCACCGAAATCCGTACAGTATCAGGTACGGGATCACAGGCCCGCCGCGCCGCCCTCCTCGCCGGGCTGTTCGCCGCAGCCACCGAAGTCGAGCAAACGTTCCTGCGGAGGCTGCTGACCGGTGAACTGCGCCAGGGTGCGCTGGCCGGGATCATGGCCGACGCCGTCGCCCAAGCCGCACAACTGCCCGCCGCCGCGGTCCGCCGCGCCGCGATGCTGGGCGGGGACCTGCCGGCCGTCGCCGCGGCGGCCCTCACCGGCGGTGCGGCCGCGCTGGACAGCTTCACCCTTCAGGTGGGCCGACCGGTCGGCTCGATGCTGGCGCAGACCGCGGCCAACGTCACCGAGGCGCTCGAAAAGCTCGGCGGCTCAGGCGTTTTCGAGGCCAAACTGGACGGCGCGCGGGTACAGATCCACCGGTCGGGCGACCAGGTGACGGTCTACACCCGCAGCCTCGACGACGTCACCGCCCGGCTGCCGGAAGTGGTCGAGGCGACGCTGGCGCTCCCGGTCACCGACTTGATCGCCGACGGCGAGGCAATCGCGCTGCGGCCGGACAACCGGCCGCAGCCGTTTCAGGTCACCGGGTCGCGGTTCGGCCGTTCCGTCGACGTCGCGGCCGCACAAGCGGCCCAGCCGCTGTCCGTGTTTTTCTTCGACGTGTTGCACCGCGACGGCGTCGACCTTCTCGACGCGCCGACCACCGACCGCATCACGGTGCTCGACGAGATCGTGCCCGAACACAACCGGGTCGATCGGCTGGTCACCGCCGACCCGGACGCCGCGAGCGACTTTCTGGACGCCACCCTGGCCGCGGGCCACGAAGGGGTGATGGCGAAGTCCCCCACCGCGCCGTACGAGGCGGGCCGCCGCGGCGCGGCCTGGCTCAAGGTCAAGCCGGTCCACACCCTCGACCTGGTGGTGCTCGCCGTCGAATGGGGATCCGGGCGCCGCCGCGGCAAGCTCTCCAATATCCATCTCGGCGCACGCGATCCGGCTACCGGCGGCTTCGTCATGCTGGGCAAGACGTTCAAAGGCATGACCGACGCGATGCTCGACTGGCAGACAAAGCGATTCACCGAGCTCGCCGTCGGACCCACCGACGGCTACGTGGTGCAGCTGCGGCCCGAACAGGTCGTCGAGGTGGCGTTCGACGGCGTCCAGACCTCGTCGCGCTACCCCGGCGGGCTCGCGCTGCGGTTCGCGCGGGTGCTGCGCTATCGCGACGACAAAACCGCGGCTGAGGCCGACACCGTCGACAGCGTTCGCGCGCACTGCAGAAGCTGA
- a CDS encoding VOC family protein, producing the protein MDITIHSSFLPHDDPEESLAFYRDGLGFEVRLDVGAGTMRWITLGPVGQDTSIVLYPPAATPGLTDDERRVIAEMMAKGNYGMLLLATKDLDGAFEQLQARSQNGQVEIVQEPTEQPYGVRDFALRDPAGNMIRVQQLR; encoded by the coding sequence ATGGACATCACGATTCACTCGAGCTTCCTTCCACACGACGACCCCGAAGAATCTCTGGCGTTCTATCGCGACGGGCTCGGCTTCGAAGTCCGCCTCGACGTCGGCGCAGGCACGATGCGATGGATCACGCTCGGCCCGGTGGGTCAGGACACGTCCATCGTCTTGTACCCGCCGGCCGCCACCCCGGGCCTCACCGACGACGAGCGCCGAGTCATCGCCGAGATGATGGCCAAGGGCAACTACGGCATGCTGCTGCTGGCCACCAAGGACCTCGACGGCGCCTTCGAACAACTCCAAGCCCGCTCGCAAAACGGCCAAGTGGAGATCGTGCAGGAGCCGACCGAGCAGCCTTACGGGGTGCGCGACTTCGCCCTGCGCGATCCGGCGGGCAACATGATCCGCGTTCAACAGCTACGCTGA
- a CDS encoding D-2-hydroxyacid dehydrogenase family protein, which produces MKVAILDDYQNVALSMADWSSVAARAEITTFNDHVAEPDAVVERLAPFDVVCVMRERTPLPRNVIERLPRLKMIASTGPFNAAVDVAAAKERGIHVSTTGGYIESTVELTWALILAAARRLVDETLSVRTGGWQTTVGRQLGGSVLGVLGLGRIGRRVARVGAAFGMDVIAWSTNLTPEAAEKASATYVSREELFARADVLTIHLVLSERTRGLVGAAELGLMKPTALLVNTSRGPIVDEAALVEALRTQRIAGAGLDVFDVEPLSAGHPLRRLDNVVATPHIGYVADRVYRVFYGEAAAAIGQWLDAVGS; this is translated from the coding sequence ATGAAGGTTGCGATCCTCGACGACTACCAGAACGTCGCACTGAGCATGGCCGACTGGTCGTCCGTCGCGGCCCGCGCCGAGATCACCACCTTCAACGACCACGTCGCCGAGCCCGACGCCGTCGTCGAACGCTTAGCGCCGTTCGACGTCGTGTGCGTGATGCGCGAGCGTACACCGTTGCCGCGCAACGTCATCGAACGCTTGCCCCGCCTGAAGATGATCGCCTCCACCGGGCCGTTCAACGCTGCCGTCGACGTCGCCGCCGCCAAGGAGCGCGGCATCCACGTCAGCACCACCGGCGGCTACATCGAGTCCACCGTCGAGCTGACCTGGGCGCTGATCCTCGCCGCCGCACGCCGACTCGTCGACGAAACGCTGTCGGTGCGCACCGGCGGCTGGCAGACGACGGTCGGTCGTCAACTGGGCGGGTCGGTGCTCGGCGTGCTGGGCCTGGGTCGCATCGGCCGCCGGGTGGCGCGGGTCGGTGCGGCCTTCGGCATGGACGTCATCGCGTGGAGCACCAACTTGACGCCCGAAGCCGCCGAAAAGGCCAGCGCCACATACGTTTCCAGAGAGGAGTTGTTCGCCCGCGCCGACGTGCTGACCATCCACCTGGTGTTGAGCGAGCGCACCCGCGGCCTGGTGGGCGCCGCCGAGCTGGGACTGATGAAGCCGACGGCGTTGCTAGTCAATACGTCTCGCGGCCCCATCGTGGACGAGGCCGCCCTCGTCGAGGCATTGCGCACGCAGCGGATCGCCGGCGCCGGCCTCGACGTCTTCGACGTCGAACCGTTGTCAGCGGGGCACCCACTGCGCCGCCTGGACAATGTCGTCGCCACCCCGCATATCGGCTACGTCGCCGACCGGGTCTATCGGGTCTTCTACGGCGAGGCTGCCGCCGCGATCGGGCAGTGGCTCGACGCCGTGGGCTCGTGA
- a CDS encoding VOC family protein: MTNLLASIGGVRFARRSANFEQTVRFYRDLVGLPLCETFENSYGSTGAIFGMPGSELTFEIVEATQPVPVDVHEQLCLYFPDAAAQQLATKRLQQAGIQPVESHPYWAANNAVTYRDPDGREIVFAPFVFGVNEPETAQ; this comes from the coding sequence ATGACAAACCTTTTGGCGTCGATCGGCGGGGTCCGCTTCGCCCGTCGCTCAGCGAATTTCGAACAGACCGTCCGATTTTACCGCGATCTGGTCGGACTGCCGCTGTGCGAGACATTCGAAAACAGCTACGGCAGCACCGGTGCGATATTCGGGATGCCCGGATCAGAGCTGACCTTCGAGATCGTCGAGGCGACGCAACCCGTTCCGGTCGACGTCCACGAGCAGCTGTGCCTGTACTTTCCCGACGCGGCCGCGCAGCAGCTTGCGACAAAGCGGCTGCAGCAGGCAGGAATTCAGCCGGTGGAGTCGCATCCGTACTGGGCCGCGAACAACGCGGTGACCTACCGTGATCCCGACGGCCGCGAGATTGTGTTCGCGCCGTTTGTGTTTGGCGTCAACGAGCCGGAAACCGCACAATGA
- a CDS encoding carbon starvation CstA family protein, whose amino-acid sequence MTGRGRVRRVEERDGHVSYVRTHADLPPVAIVDRSPIRTRHKLVFAVIAVVGALGWAVVAFARGETVNAVWLVVAATCTYIIGFRFYARLIELKIVRPRDDHATPAEVFENGTDYLPTDRRVLFGHHFAAIAGAGPLVGPVLATQMGYLPSAIWIVLGAVLGGCVQDYLVLWISTRRRGRSLGQMARDELGRVAGTAALIGVFMIMVIIIAVLALVVVRALAQSPWGVFSIAMTIPIAVFMGCYLRYLRPGRVSEVSLIGFAMLIAAVVTGNWVAQTPWGTRLFTLSPVALSWFVIGYGLAASVLPVWLLLAPRDYLSTFMKVGTIGLLALGVVIARPVLAAPAVSSFAGRGGPVFAGSLFPFLFITIACGALSGFHALVSSGTTPKLLEKESQMRLIGYGGMITESFVALMALITASILDQHLYFALNAPAAQTGGTARTAAAYVNKLGLSGAPITAEQINQAAAGVGERTIVSRTGGAPTLAFGMSQVLQQVFGGAALRAYWYHFAIMFEALFILTTVDAGTRVARFMLSDGLGNLGGPLARLHNPGWRVGAWACSLAVVAAWGSILLIGVTDPLGGINTLFPLFGIANQLLAGIALTVITVVVVKKGHLKWAWIPGIPLLWDLAVTLTASWQKIFSTDPDVGYWTQYFRYAAARQAGKTAFGSAKTADQLGEVVLNTFIQGTLSIVFASVVVIVFVAGIVTALKAVRGDGSPPAEEQPVPSRIFAPSGLIATNGERRLQRQWASHATTAGPARRGPG is encoded by the coding sequence CTGACCGGTCGCGGTAGGGTCCGTCGCGTGGAAGAGCGCGACGGGCACGTCAGCTACGTCCGCACCCACGCCGACCTGCCGCCCGTCGCGATCGTCGACCGCTCACCGATCCGCACGCGGCACAAGCTCGTGTTCGCCGTCATCGCCGTCGTCGGCGCGCTCGGTTGGGCGGTCGTCGCGTTCGCCCGCGGCGAGACGGTCAACGCCGTGTGGCTCGTGGTCGCGGCGACCTGCACCTACATCATCGGGTTTCGCTTCTATGCGCGGCTGATCGAGCTGAAGATCGTCCGCCCCCGCGACGACCACGCCACGCCGGCCGAAGTCTTCGAAAACGGCACCGACTACCTGCCCACCGACCGGCGGGTGCTGTTCGGTCACCACTTCGCCGCGATCGCCGGAGCCGGCCCGCTGGTGGGCCCGGTGCTGGCCACCCAGATGGGTTATCTGCCGAGCGCGATCTGGATCGTGCTCGGCGCGGTGCTCGGCGGCTGTGTCCAGGACTACCTGGTGTTATGGATTTCCACGCGACGGCGGGGCCGTTCGCTGGGCCAGATGGCCCGCGACGAACTCGGCCGCGTCGCCGGGACGGCCGCGCTGATCGGCGTGTTCATGATCATGGTGATCATCATCGCGGTGCTGGCGCTGGTGGTGGTGCGGGCGCTGGCGCAAAGCCCCTGGGGAGTGTTCTCGATCGCGATGACGATCCCGATCGCCGTCTTCATGGGGTGCTACCTGCGCTACCTGCGGCCCGGCCGGGTCTCCGAGGTGTCCCTGATCGGCTTCGCGATGCTGATCGCCGCGGTGGTGACCGGAAACTGGGTGGCTCAAACACCTTGGGGCACAAGGTTGTTCACACTGTCGCCGGTTGCGCTGTCGTGGTTTGTCATCGGCTACGGCCTGGCGGCGTCGGTGCTGCCGGTGTGGCTTCTGCTCGCACCGCGCGACTACCTGTCCACGTTCATGAAAGTCGGCACGATCGGCCTGCTCGCGCTCGGCGTCGTCATCGCGCGGCCGGTCCTCGCGGCGCCGGCGGTCTCGAGCTTCGCCGGACGCGGCGGCCCGGTGTTCGCCGGATCGTTGTTCCCGTTCCTGTTCATCACGATCGCCTGCGGTGCCCTGTCGGGATTCCACGCCTTGGTCTCCTCGGGGACGACGCCCAAGCTGCTGGAGAAGGAAAGCCAGATGCGGCTGATCGGCTACGGCGGCATGATCACCGAATCGTTCGTCGCGCTGATGGCGCTGATCACCGCGTCGATCCTCGACCAACACCTGTACTTCGCGCTCAACGCGCCCGCCGCGCAAACCGGCGGCACCGCGAGGACCGCCGCGGCGTACGTCAACAAACTCGGGTTGTCGGGCGCGCCGATCACCGCCGAGCAGATCAACCAGGCCGCCGCCGGCGTCGGTGAGCGCACGATCGTGTCCCGCACCGGCGGCGCGCCGACGTTGGCGTTCGGCATGTCGCAAGTGCTGCAGCAGGTGTTCGGCGGCGCCGCGTTGCGCGCGTACTGGTATCACTTCGCGATCATGTTCGAGGCGCTGTTCATCCTGACCACCGTCGACGCCGGCACCCGCGTCGCCCGCTTCATGCTCTCCGACGGGCTGGGCAACCTCGGCGGTCCGCTGGCCCGACTGCACAACCCGGGCTGGCGCGTCGGCGCCTGGGCCTGCAGCCTGGCCGTCGTCGCGGCATGGGGCAGCATCCTGCTGATCGGTGTCACCGATCCGCTCGGCGGCATCAACACGCTGTTTCCGCTCTTCGGCATCGCCAACCAACTGCTGGCGGGCATCGCGCTGACCGTGATCACGGTCGTCGTCGTCAAGAAGGGCCACCTGAAATGGGCGTGGATCCCGGGCATCCCGCTGCTGTGGGACCTGGCCGTCACGCTGACCGCGTCCTGGCAGAAGATCTTCTCCACCGACCCCGATGTGGGTTATTGGACGCAGTATTTCCGGTATGCCGCGGCCAGGCAGGCGGGAAAGACCGCGTTCGGCTCGGCCAAAACCGCCGACCAGCTGGGCGAGGTCGTCCTAAACACGTTCATCCAGGGCACGTTGTCGATCGTGTTTGCGTCCGTCGTGGTGATCGTGTTTGTCGCCGGGATCGTCACTGCGCTGAAGGCCGTTCGCGGCGACGGCAGCCCGCCGGCCGAAGAGCAACCCGTGCCGTCGCGGATTTTCGCGCCGTCGGGATTGATCGCCACCAACGGTGAACGCCGGCTGCAACGGCAATGGGCGTCGCACGCGACGACGGCCGGCCCCGCGCGTCGCGGCCCAGGTTGA
- a CDS encoding MFS transporter — translation MFVAQRQRAKLPRAAWALIAANAVAALGYGVVSPVLPAYARTFGVSIGAVTFAITVFSLMRLCFAPPSGLLVQRLGEHRVYVAGLLIVSVATGMCAFAQSYWQLLLYRAIGGIGSTMFFISALGLMIRISPVDARGRVAGLFATSFLIGSVGGPVVGSLTAGLGLSAPFLIYGGAVLVTALAVAYSLRRSTLAAPVEQSRSTVTVRTALRHRSYRAALLSNFATGWSVFGLRIALVPLFISDVLGRGPRMAGLALATFALGNLVVVLPSGHLSDRIGRRHLLIGGLIACGATTVWLGATTSVPVFLVVAGLAGAASGIFASPQQAAIADILGSTARAGTAVATFQMMADFGAIVGSMAVGQIAEHLSFGWGFAISGVILLAAAVGWMLAPETRAMDQLAMPDEWEVGATEDLA, via the coding sequence ATCTTCGTCGCCCAGCGCCAGCGGGCTAAGCTGCCGCGCGCGGCCTGGGCGCTGATCGCGGCGAACGCGGTGGCCGCCCTTGGCTACGGTGTGGTGTCGCCGGTGCTGCCCGCCTACGCCCGCACCTTCGGGGTCAGCATCGGCGCGGTGACCTTTGCCATCACCGTGTTTTCGCTAATGCGGCTGTGCTTCGCGCCGCCCAGCGGGCTGCTGGTGCAACGGCTGGGCGAGCATCGGGTGTACGTGGCCGGGCTGCTGATCGTCTCGGTGGCCACCGGCATGTGCGCGTTCGCCCAAAGCTATTGGCAGCTATTGCTGTATCGGGCGATCGGCGGCATCGGGTCGACGATGTTCTTCATCTCGGCGCTCGGTCTGATGATCCGGATCAGTCCGGTCGACGCGCGGGGCCGGGTCGCCGGCCTGTTCGCCACCTCGTTTCTGATCGGCTCGGTCGGCGGGCCGGTGGTGGGCAGTCTGACCGCGGGTCTCGGCCTGTCCGCACCGTTTCTGATCTACGGCGGGGCGGTGCTGGTCACCGCGCTGGCGGTGGCCTACAGCTTGCGGCGCTCGACGCTGGCCGCGCCGGTGGAGCAGTCTCGCTCGACGGTGACGGTGCGCACGGCGCTTCGGCACCGCTCGTATCGCGCGGCGCTTCTGTCGAACTTCGCCACCGGCTGGTCGGTGTTCGGGCTGCGGATCGCGCTGGTGCCGCTGTTTATCTCCGATGTGTTGGGCCGTGGCCCGCGGATGGCGGGTTTGGCGCTGGCGACCTTCGCGCTCGGCAACCTGGTGGTCGTGCTGCCCAGTGGGCATCTGTCCGACCGGATCGGGCGGCGCCACTTGTTGATTGGCGGGCTCATCGCTTGCGGTGCGACGACCGTGTGGCTGGGCGCGACGACGTCAGTGCCGGTCTTCCTGGTGGTGGCAGGGCTGGCGGGCGCGGCGTCGGGCATCTTCGCGTCGCCGCAACAGGCCGCGATCGCCGACATCCTGGGCAGCACGGCGCGCGCGGGTACCGCAGTGGCGACGTTCCAGATGATGGCTGACTTCGGCGCGATCGTCGGCTCGATGGCGGTCGGCCAGATCGCCGAACACCTGAGCTTCGGCTGGGGCTTTGCGATCAGTGGCGTCATCCTGCTGGCCGCGGCGGTGGGCTGGATGCTTGCGCCGGAAACCCGGGCCATGGACCAACTGGCGATGCCCGACGAATGGGAGGTGGGTGCCACGGAGGATCTCGCCTGA
- a CDS encoding helix-turn-helix transcriptional regulator, with amino-acid sequence MASTPAQAQRLRDLKLLRRVRDRIDREYAQPLNIEALARGVNMSAGHLSRQFKLAYGESPYSYLMTRRIERAMALLRRGDLSVTEVCFAVGCSSLGTFSTRFTELVGMPPSIYRERTARVSKGMPSCVEKQVTRPIRNREAPAAAMHLA; translated from the coding sequence GTGGCCAGCACACCCGCCCAGGCGCAGCGCCTGCGCGACCTCAAGCTGTTGCGCCGCGTCCGCGACCGAATCGACCGCGAATACGCCCAGCCGCTGAATATCGAGGCGCTCGCACGCGGGGTGAACATGTCGGCCGGGCACCTCAGCCGTCAATTCAAGCTCGCCTACGGCGAGTCGCCTTACTCCTATCTGATGACCCGGCGCATCGAGCGGGCGATGGCGCTTCTGCGTCGCGGTGATCTGTCCGTCACCGAGGTATGTTTCGCGGTCGGCTGCTCGTCGCTGGGCACGTTCAGCACTCGCTTCACCGAACTGGTTGGCATGCCGCCCAGCATTTATCGGGAACGGACGGCCCGGGTGAGCAAGGGCATGCCGTCGTGCGTCGAGAAGCAGGTGACCAGGCCGATCAGGAATCGAGAAGCGCCGGCCGCCGCGATGCACTTAGCGTGA